One genomic segment of Desulfomicrobium sp. ZS1 includes these proteins:
- the rseP gene encoding RIP metalloprotease RseP, with the protein MVTSILAVVVVLGGLIFFHELGHFVVARVMGMGVSVFSLGFGTRLFGFTRGKTDYRVCAFPLGGYVQLVGESVDAELPEGFGPEESFSRRPPWQRMLVVLAGPVFNFILAWFIFWGLAYSQGVQELLPVIGQVTNSSAAEEAGIVPGDHIIEIDGVQIAIWDDLVERIEANEGGPMVLTVQRDKALFSVHVTPKLQEKRNLFGEVKTMPMLGIAPKGELLSRELGLIDAAVQGARQIWEVSGLMVMGIVKLIERVIPVSDMGGVILITEMIHKEAQNGMVNLLALTALISINLGILNLLPIPVLDGGHILFFFLETITGKPLSPQVQHVALKIGMTLLLMLMVLATFNDILRHFK; encoded by the coding sequence ATGGTAACCAGTATTCTGGCGGTGGTAGTGGTCCTAGGCGGACTGATCTTCTTTCATGAGCTCGGACACTTCGTGGTCGCGCGCGTCATGGGCATGGGCGTGAGCGTCTTTTCCCTGGGATTCGGGACGCGCCTCTTCGGCTTCACCCGGGGGAAGACCGACTACCGAGTCTGCGCTTTTCCCCTGGGTGGATACGTGCAACTCGTCGGCGAATCCGTAGATGCCGAGCTTCCCGAAGGCTTTGGCCCGGAGGAGTCCTTTTCACGCCGCCCGCCCTGGCAGCGCATGCTGGTCGTGCTTGCCGGGCCCGTATTCAACTTTATCCTGGCCTGGTTCATTTTCTGGGGCCTGGCCTACAGTCAGGGCGTGCAGGAGCTCCTTCCCGTCATCGGCCAGGTGACCAACTCGAGCGCGGCCGAAGAAGCCGGCATCGTGCCCGGAGACCACATCATCGAGATCGATGGCGTACAGATCGCAATCTGGGACGACCTGGTCGAACGCATCGAAGCCAATGAGGGTGGTCCGATGGTCCTGACCGTGCAACGAGACAAGGCTCTCTTTTCCGTGCACGTCACTCCGAAGCTGCAGGAAAAACGCAACCTGTTCGGCGAAGTCAAAACCATGCCCATGCTCGGCATCGCGCCCAAGGGCGAACTCCTCAGCCGCGAGCTTGGCCTTATCGACGCTGCGGTTCAGGGCGCGCGCCAGATCTGGGAAGTCAGCGGGCTGATGGTCATGGGTATCGTCAAACTCATCGAGCGGGTCATCCCCGTGTCGGACATGGGCGGGGTCATTCTCATCACCGAGATGATCCACAAGGAAGCGCAAAACGGCATGGTCAACCTGCTGGCCCTGACCGCGCTGATCAGCATCAACCTCGGAATCTTGAACCTGCTGCCCATCCCGGTTCTGGACGGCGGACACATCCTCTTCTTCTTTCTGGAAACCATCACCGGAAAACCCCTGAGCCCGCAAGTGCAGCACGTTGCCCTGAAGATCGGCATGACGCTGCTCCTCATGCTCATGGTTCTGGCCACATTCAATGATATCCTACGACACTTCAAGTAG
- the dxr gene encoding 1-deoxy-D-xylulose-5-phosphate reductoisomerase, translating to MKYISGLSSPVFDRPGQRTLAILGSTGSIGTSALRVVAKNTGDLKVVALAGARNVALLARQAETFRPAYLGILDEDKAEELRALLPGGYAPRILVGQNGYTAMATLPEADLILAAQVGAAGLVPALAAARAGKVLCLANKEALVLAGDLFRRTCQASGAVILPVDSEHNALFQAYAGHEGRQACRLILTASGGPFRAKSLQEIQAATPAQALKHPNWSMGAKISIDSATMMNKGLEIIEAVHLYGASLDEVDVVVHPQSIVHSLVEYEDGSQLAHLGMPDMEIPIGYCLGYPHRLNIGLERLDLAKVGTLTFETPDLVRFPCLNLAREALSAGPSHPVVLNAANEIAVQAFLDSRISFPGIARLIEQMLAKHSLTSMHDLEDILDLDAQTRTRSEEAIGKYEW from the coding sequence ATGAAGTACATCTCGGGCCTCTCGTCTCCGGTTTTCGACCGCCCCGGCCAGCGCACCCTCGCCATCCTGGGCAGCACCGGGTCCATCGGCACAAGCGCGCTGAGGGTCGTGGCCAAGAACACTGGCGATCTCAAGGTCGTAGCCTTGGCCGGGGCCAGAAACGTGGCACTCCTGGCCAGACAGGCCGAGACGTTTCGTCCGGCGTATCTGGGCATCCTGGACGAAGACAAGGCCGAAGAACTGCGCGCCCTGCTTCCCGGCGGATACGCCCCGCGCATTCTTGTGGGACAGAATGGGTACACGGCCATGGCCACCCTGCCCGAGGCCGATCTCATCCTGGCCGCCCAGGTCGGCGCGGCCGGACTGGTACCGGCCCTGGCCGCGGCGCGGGCCGGCAAAGTGCTCTGCCTGGCCAACAAAGAGGCCCTTGTTCTGGCCGGAGACCTTTTCCGCCGGACCTGCCAGGCCAGCGGCGCCGTCATCCTTCCCGTCGACTCGGAACACAACGCCTTGTTTCAAGCCTATGCAGGCCATGAGGGCAGGCAAGCCTGCCGCCTGATCCTGACCGCGTCGGGCGGACCGTTTCGCGCAAAAAGCCTGCAGGAAATCCAGGCCGCGACCCCGGCGCAAGCCCTGAAACACCCCAACTGGTCCATGGGCGCAAAAATTTCCATCGATTCCGCGACCATGATGAACAAGGGACTTGAGATCATCGAGGCCGTGCATCTTTACGGAGCGTCTCTGGACGAGGTGGACGTGGTGGTCCATCCCCAATCCATAGTCCACTCCCTGGTCGAATACGAAGACGGCTCGCAGCTGGCCCACCTGGGCATGCCGGACATGGAGATCCCCATCGGCTACTGCCTGGGCTATCCCCACCGCCTCAATATCGGGCTTGAGCGACTCGATCTGGCCAAGGTCGGCACCCTGACTTTCGAAACCCCGGATCTGGTACGCTTTCCCTGTCTGAACCTGGCGCGCGAGGCGCTGTCGGCCGGCCCAAGTCATCCGGTAGTGCTCAATGCCGCCAACGAGATCGCAGTGCAGGCCTTTCTGGACAGTCGCATCTCCTTCCCTGGAATTGCCCGGCTTATCGAACAAATGCTGGCCAAACATTCCTTGACCTCCATGCATGATCTGGAGGACATTTTGGACCTCGATGCGCAAACACGAACTCGGTCCGAAGAGGCCATAGGAAAATACGAATGGTAA
- a CDS encoding phosphatidate cytidylyltransferase, with the protein MISPHFKRVLTSLLLLPLLGWAIYSGDPVLSIGITAVAGLGLMEFYAMFWPGREKPVWKALGLILTLGMVWAPLAWSGAALVCVALLGVAVSFLIAHDRGKSPDAFQDSQILLFGLLYLPFILRLFRTISAPEIGLVLLTTFAADTGAYYAGSLIGGPKIWPSVSPKKTWAGSLGGLCLSVIVCAAMGIAFGTASWTRFALLGAGLNIAAQIGDFFESALKRWRGIKDSGRILPGHGGILDRIDSLLFTLPLYCGLAALFSFFA; encoded by the coding sequence ATGATAAGTCCTCATTTCAAGCGCGTTCTGACCTCCCTGTTGCTGCTCCCATTGCTGGGCTGGGCCATCTACAGCGGCGACCCGGTCCTCAGCATCGGCATAACAGCCGTAGCCGGCCTTGGGCTCATGGAATTCTACGCCATGTTCTGGCCAGGCCGGGAGAAGCCCGTCTGGAAGGCTCTGGGCCTGATTCTCACCCTGGGCATGGTCTGGGCCCCTTTGGCATGGAGCGGCGCGGCGCTGGTCTGCGTGGCCTTGCTTGGCGTGGCCGTGTCGTTCCTGATCGCCCATGACCGGGGAAAATCTCCCGACGCCTTTCAGGACAGCCAGATTCTGCTTTTCGGACTTCTGTATCTGCCCTTCATCCTGCGTCTGTTCCGGACCATCTCCGCCCCGGAGATTGGGCTCGTGCTGCTGACCACCTTCGCCGCCGACACCGGCGCCTATTACGCGGGCAGCTTGATCGGCGGACCCAAGATCTGGCCGTCGGTCAGCCCGAAAAAAACCTGGGCCGGCAGCCTGGGCGGCCTGTGCCTGAGCGTCATCGTCTGCGCCGCCATGGGCATTGCTTTCGGAACCGCATCCTGGACACGCTTCGCCCTGCTCGGAGCGGGTCTGAACATTGCCGCGCAGATTGGCGACTTTTTCGAGTCCGCCCTGAAACGCTGGCGCGGGATCAAGGACTCCGGCAGGATTCTACCCGGTCACGGCGGCATTCTGGACCGCATCGACAGCCTGCTCTTCACTCTTCCTCTGTACTGCGGACTGGCCGCCCTGTTCTCCTTTTTCGCCTAA